In the Oncorhynchus keta strain PuntledgeMale-10-30-2019 chromosome 29, Oket_V2, whole genome shotgun sequence genome, one interval contains:
- the LOC118371735 gene encoding dCTP pyrophosphatase 1, producing the protein MAMNGDGVHGLNGDTVAPSEAKHTNGTPSKSKIACENGEADIHAAKQNGTKRRTPTDTFSFTAEPTIDDIRRMQAEFTDERNWNQFHQPRNLLLAMVGEVGEVSELFQWRGEVTEGLPGWTDSEREHLAHELSDVLIYLVELAEKCHIDLPQAVLCKMALNRLKYPASKVHGSSKKYTEYKD; encoded by the coding sequence ATGGCAATGAACGGCGATGGAGTGCATGGACTGAACGGAGACACGGTGGCCCCATCTGAAGCGAAACACACCAATGGCACTCCTAGCAAGTCAAAAATAGCCTGTGAAAACGGCGAGGCAGACATCCACGCTGCCAAGCAAAATGGAACTAAGAGAAGAACCCCAACTGATACGTTCTCTTTCACTGCCGAACCTACCATCGATGACATACGACGGATGCAAGCGGAATTTACTGACGAGCGAAACTGGAACCAGTTCCACCAACCCCGCAACCTCCTGCTAGCTATGGTCGGAGAAGTGGGCGAGGTATCTGAGCTGTTCCAGTGGCGTGGCGAGGTGACCGAAGGACTTCCCGGTTGGACCGACTCCGAGCGCGAGCACCTGGCTCATGAACTCAGCGACGTCCTCATCTACCTAGTTGAGCTGGCCGAGAAATGTCATATCGATTTACCCCAAGCAGTGCTCTGCAAAATGGCCCTAAATAGGCTGAAGTACCCTGCCAGCAAGGTGCATGGCTCGTCTAAGAAGTACACTGAATACAAGGACTGA